One Halobaculum sp. CBA1158 DNA segment encodes these proteins:
- a CDS encoding 2-amino-3,7-dideoxy-D-threo-hept-6-ulosonate synthase gives MEHAGLAARMNRISTDDRIVMIPMDHGITLGPVEGLRDIESTIDAVTRGGADAVLTQKGIAPRVHDNTNGAGYVVHLNAGTSIGPDSNDKRPTGTVKGAIRAGADAVSMHINVGSDYEPEQMTFLSELCEEAGDYGVPVLAMAYARGANLEGADPEHDAENLAHAVRLAEECGADLVKTAYSGDADSFEHVCESTRLPVIIAGGSPSGDLQTLKDVRGAMDAGAAGVSMGRTIFQHDDPEAMTRAVSGVVHEDADAEDALSASGL, from the coding sequence ATGGAACACGCCGGACTCGCCGCACGCATGAACCGCATCTCGACGGACGACCGAATCGTCATGATTCCGATGGACCACGGGATCACGCTCGGGCCCGTCGAGGGCCTGCGCGACATCGAATCGACCATCGACGCCGTGACCCGCGGCGGCGCGGACGCCGTGCTGACGCAGAAGGGGATCGCCCCCCGCGTCCACGACAACACGAACGGCGCGGGCTACGTCGTCCACCTGAACGCGGGTACCTCGATCGGGCCCGACAGCAACGACAAACGCCCGACTGGGACGGTGAAGGGGGCGATCCGGGCGGGCGCAGACGCCGTCTCGATGCACATCAACGTCGGGTCGGACTACGAGCCCGAACAGATGACGTTCCTCTCGGAGCTGTGTGAGGAGGCGGGCGACTACGGCGTCCCCGTGCTCGCGATGGCGTACGCCCGCGGCGCGAACCTCGAGGGCGCAGACCCGGAACACGACGCAGAGAACCTCGCACACGCCGTCCGTCTCGCCGAGGAGTGCGGCGCGGACCTCGTGAAGACGGCCTACTCGGGCGACGCCGACAGCTTCGAGCACGTCTGCGAATCGACGCGGCTGCCGGTGATCATCGCCGGCGGGTCGCCCTCCGGCGACCTCCAGACCTTGAAGGACGTGCGCGGCGCGATGGACGCCGGCGCGGCGGGCGTCTCGATGGGTCGAACCATCTTCCAACACGACGACCCCGAGGCGATGACCCGGGCGGTGTCGGGCGTGGTCCACGAGGACGCCGACGCCGAGGACGCCCTGTCGGCCTCGGGGCTGTAG
- the carB gene encoding carbamoyl-phosphate synthase large subunit: MSQDTDGEDRTILLIGSGPIQIGQAAEFDYSGAQACRALAEEGARVVLVNSNPATIMTDPEMADKVYIEPITTEAISEVIAKEQPDGVIAGLGGQTGLNVTAELAEEGVLEEHDVEIMGTPLDTIYATEDRDLFRRRMEELGQPVPASTTISMDEGESVEQLTEEDLRERVEDAVDAVGGLPVIARTTYTLGGSGSGVVDEMEELLDRVRKGLRLSRNSEVLITESISGWVELEYEVMRDADNSCVIICNMENLDPMGIHTGESTVVTPSQVIPDDGHQEMRDAALEVIRDLGIQGGCNIQFAWRDDGTPGGEYRVVEVNPRVSRSSALASKATGYPIARVTAKVALGKRLHEITNEITGETTAAFEPAIDYVVTKVPRWPIDKFEETDFTLSTAMKSTGEAMAIGRTFEESLLKALRSSEYDPAVDFGDLEDDELTEQYLERPSPDRPYAMFEAFERGFSVEEVVEATGIYEWYVERFHRIVEASKEVVDGEFTEAATAGFTNAEISALAGNVFEDSSLTWLPETRGAWRTAGATEAAAAGAAGIETTDDGIPVSAARAGVGEVEANVPGRTYKQVDTCAGEFEASTPYYYSSRKPEWFSGPYEGDAAAGELRVDRDAESVVVVGGGPIRIGQGVEFDYCSVHAVRALREQGIEAHVVNNNPETVSTDYDTSDGLFFEPITAEEVADVIEATGADGVMIQFGGQTSVDIGEPLRDELERRGVDCDIMGTSVEAMDLAEDRDRFNRLMDERGIAQPEGGSATSEEEALELARELGYPVLVRPSYVLGGRAMRVVDDDAELKEYIEEAVRVSPDKPILVDEFLDDAVELDVDAVSDGEDVLIGGVMEHVEAAGVHSGDSACVIPPRSLDEETMTRVREVTEEIADALDTVGLMNVQLAVRDGEVYVLEANPRSSRTVPFVSKATGVPIAKLAARVMAGERLADIGVEEAVPEHFSVKEVVLPFDRLPNSDPRLGPEMKSTGEVMGTASDFGVAYGKALDAAGQRLPDGGTAVLETVGDSLPLRGTEEYEHLRAGIEEYYEIGAVADVEEALRRGEIDLLVSDEVDALRAAVTEEVAYLSTTESVEASLEALASRAAGEDLDVLAVSERPRHAENWGGD, from the coding sequence ATGAGTCAGGACACCGACGGGGAGGACCGTACTATCCTCCTCATCGGCAGCGGGCCCATCCAGATCGGACAGGCGGCCGAGTTCGACTACTCCGGCGCGCAGGCGTGTCGCGCGCTCGCGGAGGAGGGCGCGCGAGTCGTCCTCGTCAACTCCAACCCGGCGACGATCATGACGGACCCGGAGATGGCGGACAAGGTGTACATCGAGCCGATCACCACCGAGGCGATCTCGGAGGTCATCGCGAAGGAGCAGCCCGACGGCGTCATCGCGGGCCTCGGGGGACAGACCGGTCTCAACGTCACCGCCGAGCTGGCCGAGGAGGGCGTGCTCGAGGAGCACGACGTGGAGATCATGGGGACTCCCCTCGACACCATCTACGCGACCGAGGACCGCGACCTGTTCCGCCGGCGCATGGAGGAGCTGGGCCAGCCGGTCCCCGCCTCGACGACCATCTCGATGGACGAGGGGGAGTCGGTCGAACAGCTGACCGAGGAGGACCTGCGCGAGCGCGTCGAGGACGCCGTCGACGCCGTCGGCGGCCTCCCGGTCATCGCGCGCACGACCTACACCCTCGGCGGCAGCGGGTCGGGCGTCGTCGACGAGATGGAGGAGCTGCTCGACCGCGTGCGCAAGGGCCTGCGCCTCTCGCGCAACTCCGAGGTGCTCATCACCGAGTCCATCTCCGGGTGGGTCGAGCTGGAGTACGAGGTGATGCGCGACGCGGACAACTCCTGTGTCATCATCTGCAACATGGAGAACCTCGACCCGATGGGCATCCACACGGGCGAGTCGACCGTCGTCACGCCCTCGCAGGTCATCCCCGACGACGGCCACCAGGAGATGCGCGACGCCGCGCTCGAAGTGATCCGCGACCTGGGGATTCAGGGCGGGTGTAACATCCAGTTCGCGTGGCGCGACGACGGCACCCCCGGCGGCGAGTACCGCGTCGTCGAGGTGAACCCCCGCGTGTCGCGCTCCTCGGCGCTGGCGTCGAAGGCGACCGGCTACCCCATCGCCCGCGTCACCGCGAAGGTCGCGCTCGGCAAGCGCCTCCACGAGATCACCAACGAGATCACCGGCGAGACGACCGCCGCCTTCGAGCCGGCCATCGACTACGTCGTCACGAAGGTGCCGCGCTGGCCCATCGACAAGTTCGAGGAGACCGACTTCACGCTCTCGACGGCGATGAAGTCGACCGGCGAGGCGATGGCGATCGGGCGCACCTTCGAGGAGAGCCTCCTGAAGGCGCTCCGGAGCTCCGAGTACGACCCCGCCGTCGACTTCGGCGACCTGGAGGACGACGAACTGACCGAGCAGTACCTCGAACGCCCGAGCCCCGACCGGCCGTACGCGATGTTCGAGGCGTTCGAGCGCGGGTTCTCGGTCGAGGAGGTCGTCGAGGCGACCGGCATCTACGAGTGGTACGTCGAGCGCTTCCACCGGATCGTCGAGGCGAGCAAGGAGGTCGTCGACGGCGAGTTCACCGAGGCGGCGACCGCGGGCTTCACGAACGCGGAGATCAGCGCGCTCGCGGGCAACGTCTTCGAAGACTCCAGTCTCACGTGGCTTCCGGAGACCCGCGGCGCGTGGCGCACCGCGGGGGCGACGGAGGCGGCCGCCGCCGGTGCCGCCGGCATCGAGACCACGGACGACGGGATCCCGGTCTCCGCGGCCCGCGCTGGGGTCGGCGAGGTCGAGGCGAACGTCCCCGGCCGGACGTACAAGCAGGTCGACACCTGCGCCGGCGAGTTCGAGGCGTCGACGCCGTACTACTACTCCTCGCGCAAGCCCGAGTGGTTCTCCGGACCCTACGAGGGCGACGCCGCCGCGGGCGAACTGCGCGTCGACCGTGACGCCGAGAGCGTCGTCGTCGTCGGCGGCGGTCCGATCCGCATCGGACAGGGCGTCGAGTTCGACTACTGCTCGGTCCACGCTGTGCGCGCGCTGCGCGAGCAGGGCATCGAGGCGCACGTGGTGAACAACAACCCCGAGACCGTCTCCACCGACTACGACACCTCCGACGGGCTGTTCTTCGAGCCGATCACGGCCGAGGAGGTCGCCGACGTGATCGAGGCGACCGGCGCGGACGGCGTGATGATCCAGTTCGGCGGGCAGACCTCGGTCGACATCGGCGAGCCGCTGCGCGACGAACTCGAGCGCCGCGGCGTCGACTGCGACATCATGGGCACCTCCGTCGAGGCGATGGACCTCGCGGAGGACCGCGACCGCTTCAACCGCCTCATGGACGAGCGCGGCATCGCCCAGCCCGAGGGCGGCAGCGCCACCAGCGAGGAGGAGGCGCTGGAACTCGCGCGCGAACTCGGCTACCCCGTGCTGGTCCGCCCGAGCTACGTGCTTGGCGGGCGTGCGATGCGCGTCGTCGACGACGACGCGGAGCTGAAGGAGTACATCGAGGAGGCGGTGCGCGTCTCGCCGGACAAGCCGATCCTCGTCGACGAGTTCCTCGACGACGCGGTCGAGCTCGACGTGGACGCCGTCTCCGACGGCGAGGACGTGCTCATCGGCGGCGTGATGGAGCACGTCGAGGCCGCGGGCGTCCACTCCGGCGACTCGGCGTGCGTCATCCCGCCGCGCTCGCTGGACGAGGAGACGATGACCCGCGTGCGCGAGGTGACCGAGGAGATCGCCGACGCGCTCGACACCGTCGGACTCATGAACGTTCAACTGGCCGTCCGCGACGGCGAGGTGTACGTGCTGGAGGCGAACCCGCGCTCCTCGCGGACGGTCCCGTTCGTCTCGAAGGCGACGGGCGTCCCGATCGCCAAGCTCGCCGCCCGCGTCATGGCCGGCGAGCGCCTGGCCGACATCGGCGTCGAGGAGGCCGTCCCCGAGCACTTCTCGGTCAAGGAGGTCGTCCTGCCGTTCGACCGCCTCCCCAACTCCGACCCCCGCCTCGGCCCCGAGATGAAGTCGACGGGCGAGGTGATGGGCACGGCGAGCGACTTCGGCGTCGCCTACGGGAAGGCGCTCGACGCCGCGGGACAGCGGCTCCCCGACGGCGGCACGGCCGTCCTCGAGACGGTCGGCGACAGCCTCCCGCTGCGGGGCACCGAGGAGTACGAACACCTCCGCGCGGGCATCGAGGAGTACTACGAGATCGGGGCCGTCGCAGACGTTGAGGAGGCGCTGCGCCGCGGCGAGATAGACCTGCTCGTCAGCGACGAGGTTGACGCGCTGCGCGCGGCCGTCACCGAGGAGGTCGCGTACCTCTCGACGACCGAGTCGGTCGAGGCGTCGCTGGAGGCGCTGGCCTCACGCGCGGCCGGCGAGGACCTCGACGTGCTCGCCGTCTCAGAGCGCCCCCGCCACGCGGAGAACTGGGGCGGCGACTGA
- a CDS encoding MGMT family protein, with translation MTSRTDGGVDDGNAVDAGDGDGPDGLGDTGVFAREFDALGRAVAIGVASGRVISVSFPESPPSDTGPDHPLLDRIGDYLAGDEDDFADVAVAITVPTDQREVLESIRNVPYGESIDLGRVAKLTAGLDHEDDDDLETVRAALAANPVPLVVPDHRVSGVGGATPGSLAERLRSIEGVRER, from the coding sequence ATGACCTCGAGAACGGACGGCGGCGTCGACGACGGGAACGCCGTGGACGCCGGCGACGGCGACGGTCCCGACGGCCTCGGCGACACCGGCGTGTTCGCCCGCGAGTTCGACGCGCTCGGGCGCGCCGTGGCGATCGGAGTCGCGAGCGGTCGAGTCATCTCCGTCTCCTTCCCGGAGTCGCCGCCGAGCGACACAGGGCCCGATCACCCGCTGCTCGATCGGATCGGCGACTACCTCGCCGGCGACGAGGACGACTTCGCGGACGTGGCCGTGGCGATCACGGTTCCGACCGACCAGCGCGAGGTGCTGGAGTCGATCCGCAACGTTCCGTACGGCGAGTCGATCGATCTCGGTCGGGTCGCGAAGCTGACCGCGGGACTCGACCACGAGGACGACGACGACCTGGAGACGGTGCGGGCCGCGCTCGCCGCCAACCCGGTCCCGCTCGTCGTTCCCGACCACCGGGTGAGCGGCGTGGGCGGGGCCACCCCCGGCTCGCTGGCCGAGCGCCTCCGGTCGATCGAGGGCGTCCGCGAGCGGTAG
- the trpB gene encoding tryptophan synthase subunit beta: MSSESERGEPADGEWASAGDGKFGRYGGQYVPEALMPAIQELTDAYERYVLNNEDGFMDEFRRRIRDFGGRPTPLQRADRLSERYDTEVYLKREDLLHGGAHKLNNALGQVLLAKYMGKERIIAETGAGQHGTATAMAAAHLGMPCEVYMGERDINRQRPNVFRMKINGSEVTPVTTGRGTLKEAISETMRDWATNVEDTHYVIGSVVGPHPFPRMVRDFQALISEEARRQVREKAGRLPDSVVACAGGGSNTMGSFHHFVGDADVDLFAVEAGGSSLAVDEEEGVAPNSASLSTGTEGVLHGARTKLLQDHDGQIVESHSVSSGLDYAGVGPELAHLVDEGRVTPVNVDDDAAIEGFHRLSQEEGIIPALETAHAFGYLHEHHDELGDVTVINVSGRGDKDLDTAIEETAKRDVANAPDMSMFEGGLR; this comes from the coding sequence ATGAGCAGCGAGAGCGAACGGGGCGAGCCCGCGGACGGCGAGTGGGCGTCCGCCGGCGACGGAAAGTTCGGCCGGTACGGCGGCCAGTACGTCCCCGAGGCGCTGATGCCCGCGATCCAGGAGCTGACCGACGCCTACGAACGGTACGTCCTCAACAACGAGGACGGCTTCATGGACGAGTTCCGCCGGCGCATCCGCGACTTCGGCGGTCGACCGACGCCGCTGCAGCGCGCTGACCGCCTCTCCGAGCGTTACGACACCGAGGTGTACCTGAAGCGCGAGGACCTGCTCCACGGCGGCGCGCACAAGCTGAACAACGCGCTCGGGCAGGTGTTGCTCGCGAAGTACATGGGCAAGGAGCGCATCATCGCCGAGACCGGCGCGGGCCAACACGGCACCGCGACGGCGATGGCGGCGGCGCACCTGGGCATGCCCTGCGAGGTGTACATGGGCGAGCGCGACATCAACCGCCAGCGCCCCAACGTCTTCCGGATGAAGATCAACGGCTCGGAGGTGACGCCCGTGACGACGGGTCGCGGGACGCTGAAGGAGGCCATCTCCGAGACGATGCGCGACTGGGCGACGAACGTCGAGGACACCCACTACGTCATCGGGAGCGTCGTCGGACCGCACCCGTTCCCGCGGATGGTCCGCGACTTCCAGGCGCTCATCTCCGAGGAGGCGCGCCGCCAGGTGAGAGAGAAAGCGGGACGGCTTCCGGACTCGGTCGTCGCCTGCGCGGGCGGCGGCTCGAACACGATGGGATCGTTCCACCACTTCGTCGGCGACGCGGACGTGGACCTGTTCGCGGTCGAGGCCGGCGGCTCCTCGCTAGCTGTCGATGAGGAGGAGGGCGTCGCGCCCAACTCCGCGTCGCTGTCGACGGGCACCGAGGGCGTGCTCCACGGCGCGCGAACGAAGCTCCTGCAGGACCACGACGGCCAGATCGTCGAGAGCCACTCCGTCTCCTCGGGACTCGACTACGCCGGCGTCGGTCCCGAGCTGGCGCACCTCGTCGACGAGGGGCGCGTCACGCCGGTGAACGTCGACGACGACGCGGCGATCGAGGGGTTCCACCGCCTCTCACAGGAGGAGGGGATCATCCCCGCGCTGGAGACGGCGCACGCGTTCGGCTACCTCCACGAGCACCACGACGAACTCGGCGATGTGACGGTGATCAACGTCTCCGGCCGCGGCGACAAGGACCTCGACACCGCCATCGAGGAGACCGCGAAGCGCGACGTGGCGAACGCCCCCGACATGTCGATGTTCGAGGGGGGACTGCGATGA
- a CDS encoding NAD(P)/FAD-dependent oxidoreductase — MIAIVGGGIAGLAAARRLREHGREVTVYEAGGPEALGGLARTYETAGDDIEQFYHHLSKSEETIVELAEDLGVGDRLEWLVGKNAYYVDGVVHPLDTPWQILAYPHMSVYDKFRLGMLTLEVDVRGGIPSFDTYDDLADFEDVPIREFLLEHTSRGVYENFFEPLLDAKFGSRKEDVSAAWLLGRVKFRGERDLLRGEILGYFDGGFAPLIDALVEDVGREHIETDARVTDLAVAGDDRRDGDRASDSGDDGGEDAAVSAITVERDGEERTEAVDGVVVATMPNVLEELTGYACEIDFQGAVCAVATLEESLTDTYWLNVAHDAPFGALIEHTNFVPPERYGGDHLLYVASYVQSRDEWLWDATDDEVEKRWLAHIAEMFPQFDRDAVSEFRIARAPRAAPIYERGYLDMVVPYDLREDVADGLYYAGMASEAQYPERSLNGGVVAGYECADRILGE; from the coding sequence ATGATCGCTATCGTCGGCGGCGGCATCGCGGGATTGGCCGCCGCGCGCCGCCTGCGCGAGCACGGGCGCGAGGTGACTGTGTACGAGGCGGGAGGCCCCGAGGCGCTCGGGGGGCTCGCGCGCACCTACGAGACCGCGGGCGACGACATCGAGCAGTTCTACCACCACCTCTCGAAGTCCGAGGAGACCATCGTCGAACTGGCCGAGGATCTGGGCGTCGGCGACCGACTCGAGTGGCTCGTCGGGAAGAACGCCTACTACGTCGACGGGGTCGTACACCCGCTTGACACGCCGTGGCAGATCCTCGCGTACCCGCACATGAGCGTGTACGACAAGTTCCGTCTCGGGATGCTCACCCTCGAGGTCGACGTGCGCGGCGGGATCCCCTCCTTCGACACGTACGACGACCTCGCGGACTTCGAGGACGTGCCGATCCGGGAGTTCCTCCTCGAACACACCTCCCGCGGCGTGTACGAGAACTTCTTCGAGCCGCTGCTGGACGCGAAGTTCGGGAGCCGTAAGGAGGACGTGAGCGCTGCGTGGCTGCTCGGCCGCGTGAAGTTCCGGGGCGAGCGCGACCTCCTCCGCGGGGAGATCCTCGGCTACTTCGACGGCGGCTTCGCCCCCCTCATCGACGCCCTCGTCGAGGACGTGGGGCGCGAGCACATCGAGACGGACGCCCGCGTCACCGACCTCGCGGTCGCCGGAGACGATCGCCGCGACGGCGACCGCGCCAGCGACTCCGGCGACGATGGCGGCGAAGACGCCGCCGTCTCGGCGATTACTGTCGAACGCGACGGGGAGGAGCGGACCGAGGCCGTCGACGGCGTCGTCGTCGCGACGATGCCGAACGTGCTGGAGGAGCTCACGGGCTACGCCTGCGAGATCGACTTCCAGGGAGCCGTCTGCGCGGTCGCCACGCTGGAGGAGTCGCTGACGGACACCTACTGGCTCAACGTCGCCCACGACGCCCCCTTCGGCGCGCTCATCGAGCACACGAACTTCGTGCCGCCCGAGCGCTACGGCGGCGACCACCTGCTGTACGTCGCGAGCTACGTCCAGTCGCGCGACGAGTGGCTCTGGGACGCGACCGACGACGAGGTGGAGAAGCGATGGCTCGCCCACATCGCCGAGATGTTCCCCCAGTTCGACCGGGATGCGGTCTCGGAGTTCCGGATCGCTCGCGCCCCCCGCGCGGCTCCGATCTACGAACGGGGGTACCTCGACATGGTGGTTCCGTACGACCTGCGCGAAGATGTCGCGGACGGCCTCTACTACGCCGGGATGGCCAGCGAGGCGCAGTACCCCGAGCGGAGCCTGAACGGCGGCGTCGTCGCCGGCTACGAGTGCGCCGACCGGATCCTCGGAGAGTGA
- a CDS encoding 3-dehydroquinate synthase II, with protein MTRTRSVWIRADDAVGDWDARRRRITAGLEAGVDWVLVDERDVAKVRELGDVNVAAFRSDADVDVIDDAESGDDAGDEAVADAYIVGKDGEGDGTIDLPSDFSGSADLSTLRRSDNRAQGAFVRIFDEEYEAFAEAAARDAEFVVVASENWQIIPLENLIARIGDDTTLVAGATTAEEARTAFETLELGAEGVLLDTDDPDEIRKTIEVRDEADREQLDLTTATVTAVERAGSADRVCVDTGSIMDHDEGMLVGSMSRGLFFVHAETADSPYVASRPFRVNAGAVHAYVRTPDGGTKYLSELRSGDEVQVLDTDGRTREAVVGRVKIEKRPMFRVQAEIETDDGETDRIETLIQNAETVKVATAEGRTAVTDLAEGDEVLVHYEDVARHFGEAVEESIIEQ; from the coding sequence ATGACACGAACGCGGTCCGTCTGGATCCGCGCCGACGACGCCGTCGGCGACTGGGACGCGCGACGACGCCGGATCACCGCCGGGCTCGAGGCCGGCGTCGACTGGGTGCTCGTCGACGAGCGCGACGTGGCGAAGGTGCGCGAGCTGGGTGACGTGAACGTCGCCGCGTTCCGTTCGGACGCCGACGTGGACGTGATCGACGACGCCGAGTCAGGCGACGACGCCGGCGACGAGGCGGTCGCGGACGCCTACATCGTCGGCAAGGACGGCGAGGGCGACGGCACGATCGACCTCCCGTCTGACTTCTCCGGGTCGGCGGACCTGTCGACGCTGCGCCGGAGCGACAACCGCGCGCAGGGGGCGTTCGTCCGCATCTTCGACGAGGAGTACGAGGCGTTCGCGGAGGCCGCCGCCCGCGACGCGGAGTTCGTCGTCGTCGCGAGCGAGAACTGGCAGATCATCCCGCTCGAGAACCTCATCGCGCGTATCGGCGACGACACCACGCTCGTCGCGGGCGCGACGACCGCCGAGGAGGCGAGGACGGCCTTCGAGACGCTCGAACTCGGCGCGGAGGGCGTCCTGCTCGACACCGACGACCCCGACGAGATCCGCAAGACGATCGAGGTTCGCGACGAGGCCGACCGCGAGCAGTTAGACCTGACGACCGCGACCGTCACGGCCGTCGAGCGCGCCGGCTCGGCCGACCGCGTCTGCGTCGACACGGGGTCGATCATGGATCACGACGAGGGGATGCTCGTCGGGTCGATGAGCAGGGGGCTGTTCTTCGTCCACGCAGAGACGGCCGACTCGCCGTACGTCGCCTCGCGGCCGTTCCGCGTCAACGCCGGCGCGGTCCACGCGTACGTCCGCACGCCCGACGGCGGCACGAAGTACCTGAGCGAACTCCGCTCGGGCGACGAGGTGCAGGTGCTCGACACCGACGGGCGGACGCGGGAGGCCGTCGTCGGCCGCGTGAAGATCGAGAAGCGCCCCATGTTCCGCGTGCAGGCGGAGATCGAGACCGACGACGGCGAGACCGACCGGATCGAGACGCTCATCCAGAACGCCGAGACGGTGAAGGTCGCCACCGCCGAGGGGCGCACGGCCGTCACGGATCTCGCCGAGGGCGACGAGGTGCTCGTCCACTACGAGGACGTGGCACGCCACTTCGGCGAGGCAGTCGAGGAGTCGATCATCGAGCAGTAA
- the trpA gene encoding tryptophan synthase subunit alpha has product MSDAVDDEGDDADDPAVDDSVADAFADGPAFVPYLAVGDPDYESSLAYVEALERGGADVIELGLPFSEPIAEGPTIQNAVVRALEAGMTPERFFEFVEDLDVDVPLVCMTYYNLIYQFGSEQGPRPFVERAASVGISGFVVPDLPAEEAGPLREACDEFGLHLISIVAPTTDDDRLGTLVDVSSGYLYVQARLGVTGASSSVSDRTGESLARLSGVDLPKAVGFGISSDEQAATVVEAGADGIIVGSALVDIVADGHERGESTESVADRLETKARELKRGALDGYGRRPPAPEGTSD; this is encoded by the coding sequence ATGAGCGACGCCGTCGACGACGAGGGCGACGACGCCGACGATCCCGCCGTCGACGACTCCGTCGCCGACGCGTTCGCGGACGGCCCGGCGTTCGTCCCGTACCTCGCCGTCGGCGACCCGGACTACGAGTCGTCGCTGGCGTACGTCGAGGCGCTCGAACGCGGCGGGGCGGACGTGATCGAACTCGGGCTGCCCTTCTCCGAACCGATCGCGGAGGGGCCGACGATCCAGAACGCCGTCGTCCGCGCGCTGGAGGCGGGCATGACGCCCGAGCGCTTCTTCGAGTTCGTCGAGGACCTCGACGTGGACGTGCCGCTGGTGTGCATGACGTACTACAACCTCATCTACCAGTTCGGCTCCGAACAGGGCCCGCGCCCGTTCGTCGAGAGGGCGGCCTCGGTCGGCATCTCCGGGTTCGTCGTCCCCGACCTGCCCGCGGAGGAGGCCGGCCCGCTCCGAGAGGCGTGCGACGAGTTCGGGCTCCATCTGATCTCCATCGTCGCGCCGACGACCGACGACGACCGACTGGGGACGCTCGTCGACGTCTCCTCGGGCTACCTCTACGTGCAGGCGCGGCTGGGCGTCACCGGCGCGTCGTCGTCCGTGTCGGACCGAACGGGGGAGTCGCTGGCGCGGCTCTCGGGGGTCGATCTGCCGAAGGCGGTCGGTTTCGGTATCTCCTCGGACGAGCAGGCGGCGACGGTCGTCGAGGCCGGGGCCGACGGGATCATCGTCGGCTCGGCGCTGGTGGACATCGTCGCCGACGGCCACGAGCGAGGGGAGTCGACCGAGTCCGTCGCCGACCGACTCGAGACGAAGGCGCGCGAACTGAAGCGGGGTGCGCTGGACGGATACGGGCGACGGCCGCCGGCACCCGAAGGTACATCCGATTGA
- a CDS encoding DUF5815 family protein, protein MSEPRVPGGGDDDVELPCGQTRPLSVFDLGMREYDCACGASHAVVTDVNPPERFLPEFLVSTLRGAVETTSEEMPEFGTPHLMGVVLEEFPERVTAVDASESPDMGYSMLWVTGFDSRRLHEIIVELVIELMEHAVSHADDSTAMTEFEEQMLEFDVSEFVEQYRAERDLDADDVYA, encoded by the coding sequence ATGAGCGAACCGCGCGTCCCCGGCGGCGGGGACGACGACGTGGAGTTGCCGTGCGGGCAGACGCGGCCGCTGTCCGTGTTCGACCTGGGGATGCGCGAGTACGACTGCGCCTGCGGCGCGAGTCACGCGGTGGTGACCGACGTGAATCCGCCGGAGCGGTTCCTCCCGGAGTTCCTCGTGTCGACGCTGCGCGGGGCCGTCGAGACGACCAGCGAGGAGATGCCCGAGTTCGGCACCCCCCACCTCATGGGCGTCGTGCTTGAGGAGTTCCCCGAGCGCGTGACGGCAGTCGATGCAAGCGAGAGCCCCGATATGGGCTACTCGATGCTGTGGGTCACGGGATTCGACTCCCGCAGGCTCCACGAGATCATCGTCGAGTTGGTGATCGAACTGATGGAACACGCCGTGAGCCACGCCGACGACTCGACGGCGATGACGGAGTTCGAAGAGCAGATGCTCGAGTTCGACGTGAGCGAGTTCGTCGAGCAGTACCGCGCGGAGCGGGACCTTGACGCCGACGACGTGTACGCGTAA
- the trpC gene encoding indole-3-glycerol phosphate synthase, with product MNTPTEDLAPAVRSILSAAAERPGGDERVSVDDARSLPAAFAAAEADGRVPVVAEVKPTSPTTDGTREDDPVELAESMVEGGAAALSVLTEPEHFDGSVETLRRVRDAVDVPVLRKDFLVREAQLDAVEADQVLLIARFVGDDLAELVEAARDRGFQPLVEVHTREELAAALSAGADLIGVNNRDLGRLEVDLSTFESVAPEAPDRVTLIAESGIATPADARRMRGAGADGLLIGSAIMDAEGADEADTDGDVSANTRRFTAAETEGEI from the coding sequence ATGAACACACCAACGGAGGATCTCGCGCCGGCGGTGCGCTCTATTCTGTCGGCCGCCGCCGAGCGACCCGGCGGCGACGAGCGCGTCTCCGTCGACGACGCGCGGTCGCTGCCGGCGGCGTTCGCGGCCGCGGAGGCAGACGGGCGCGTGCCGGTCGTCGCCGAGGTGAAGCCGACGAGCCCGACGACCGACGGGACGCGCGAGGACGACCCAGTCGAGCTGGCCGAGTCGATGGTGGAGGGCGGCGCGGCGGCGCTGTCCGTGCTCACCGAGCCGGAGCACTTCGACGGCTCCGTGGAGACCCTCCGGCGCGTCCGCGACGCGGTCGACGTGCCGGTCCTTCGCAAGGACTTCCTCGTCCGCGAGGCGCAACTGGACGCCGTCGAAGCCGACCAGGTGCTCCTCATCGCCCGGTTCGTCGGCGACGACCTCGCGGAGCTGGTCGAGGCCGCCCGCGACCGCGGCTTCCAGCCGCTCGTGGAGGTACACACGCGCGAGGAACTCGCGGCGGCGCTCTCGGCGGGCGCGGACCTGATCGGCGTCAACAACCGCGATCTGGGACGGCTGGAGGTCGACCTCTCGACGTTCGAGTCCGTCGCGCCGGAGGCCCCCGATCGGGTGACGCTGATCGCGGAGTCGGGGATCGCGACGCCCGCGGACGCCCGGCGAATGCGCGGTGCGGGTGCCGACGGCCTGCTCATCGGCTCGGCGATCATGGACGCCGAGGGGGCCGACGAGGCCGACACCGACGGCGACGTCTCTGCCAACACCCGTCGGTTTACGGCCGCGGAGACGGAGGGAGAGATATGA